One window from the genome of Procambarus clarkii isolate CNS0578487 chromosome 90, FALCON_Pclarkii_2.0, whole genome shotgun sequence encodes:
- the LOC138359419 gene encoding MARCO-like protein, giving the protein MAASLHIFTLSVSSGNPMGALRSLMSDTSGGDLSGSLTVVHYGTRLEFRITAALGTQNKVIGQLGQTRSQGPQVKTNSQVSNQDEFTGLSNQDEFIGFSNQDEFTGFPNQDEFTGLFNQDEFTGLSNQGEFTGLSNQGEFTCLSNQGEFTGLSNQDEFTGLSNQDEFTDLSNQDEFTGLSNQDEFTGLSNQDEFTGFSNQDEFTGLSNQGEFTGLSNQDEFTGLSSQIKL; this is encoded by the coding sequence ATGGCCGCCAGCCTCCACATCTTCACTCTTAGCGTGAGCTCTGGTAATCCCATGGGTGCACTCAGGTCACTCATGAGTGACACTTCTGGTGGGGACTTGTCAGGGTCATTAACAGTGGTTCATTATGGCACTCGGCTGGAATTTAGGATTACAGCCGCCCTCGGAACTCAAAACAAGGTCATTGGGCAGTTAGGTCAAACGAGGTCACAAGGCCCTCAGGTCAAGACGAATTCACAGGTCTCCAATCAAGACGAATTCACAGGTCTttccaatcaagatgaattcaTAGGCTTctccaatcaagatgaattcaCAGGCTTTCCCAATCAAGACGAATTCACAGGACTCTTCAATCAAGATGAATTCACAGGCCTCTCCAATCAAGGCGAATTCACAGGCCTCTCCAATCAAGGCGAATTCACATGCCTCTCCAATCAAGGCGAATTCACAGGCCTCTCCAATCAAGACGAATTCACAGGCCTCTCCAATCAAGACGAATTCACAGACCTctccaatcaagatgaattcaCAGGCCTCTCCAATCAAGACGAATTCACAGGTCTctccaatcaagatgaattcaCAGGCTTCTCCAATCAAGACGAATTCACAGGCCTCTCCAATCAAGGCGAATTCACAGGACTctccaatcaagatgaattcaCAGGCCTCTCAAGTCAAATTAAACTCTAA